The Proteiniphilum propionicum genome contains the following window.
TCTTCCTGGCCATTTGAAGAGACAATTGAGTCAGTACTTGAAGGAGCGCAGTACATCTTGTTCTGGCTAACTACCGATGCCGCCACATATTGTGGAATCATAAAGCCCGAATTAAGACCGGGACTTGCAACCAGGAACTCCGGCAGCTCACGCCTTCCCAATATCAACTGAGCCGTTCGTCGTTCGGAGATATTACCCAGTTCTGCAAGCGCTATAGCCAGAAAATCGTAAGCTATTGCCAGCGGTTGTCCGTGAAAATTTCCTCCAGATATTATCTTATCATCATCAGGGAAGATTGTTGGATTATCGGTCACCGAGTTGATCTCGGTAAGCACCACCGATTTTACGTAAGCGAGGGCATCCTTGGTAGCTCCGTGCACCTGCGGTACACAGCGGAATGAGTACGGATCCTGCAAATGCTTCTTTGCTCTTGAAATGATCAGGCTTCCCTCAAGGAAACTACGTATATTACGTGCAGTCTCCAGCTGTCCACTGTGCGGTCGGATCATATGCAACCTTTCATCGAAAGGCTCCAGGTGTCCATCATATGCATCGAGCGACAATGCAGCTATAAGGTCGGCCCTCTTCGAAAGCCTTTGCGCTTTCATAATGGCATATACACCATGTGCCGACATAAACTGGGTACCGTTCAGCAATGCCAGTCCCTCTTTGCTCTTCAGTCTTATCGGCTGCCAGCCGAACTCATCGAGTACACTCCCTATATCACGTTTGCTTCCCTTATAAAAAACATCACCCACACCTATAAGCGGCAAAAATAGATTTGCCAATGGAGCCAGGTCCCCTGAAGCACCAAGTGATCCCTTATCATACACAACAGGCAGTATATCGTTATTGAACAGATCAAGCATCCTTTGCACTGTAGCCTCCTGCACGCCACTAAAACCTAATGAAAGAGCATGTGCCTTCAGCAAAAACATAAGCTTCACTATAAGCGGTGTAACCTCTTCTCCAACACTACAGGCATGCGATTTTACAAGATTCTCCTGTAATGTGTTCAGGTCATCACCTGAAACAGAATGATTACATAATGAACCGAAACCGGTAGTTATACCGTAAACAGGTTCAGTCTGGTTTTCCATTTTTCTGTCGAGGTAATCGCGGCACTTCCTTATACGTTCCCTAGCCTCGGGAGCCAGCTCCACCTTTATGTTACCAGTAATAATCCTCTCCAGGTCTTCAATGGTGAGATCTTTTTTTCCTATGTAGTAAATATTTTTCATATTAAATCTCATTTTTTGCCCATTCAAATAACTCCCGTTCACTATTGATAGCCTCTTTTTCAAGCAGATCGCATTTTAATGAAAGCTCACTGACAAACTTATCATCCCTAATCCCCCTCAGGTTAATGCGTACGTTAAGCAGTGCGCCCAGAATAGCGGTGCGACATGCCAGCATAGCCACACAACCATCGGTAACTGCATTTTTATTACCACTCTTCACTGTTTCGGCGATAATACCGAGCATACCTGAAGCTCGTTCGGCCACCTCCATCGGCACCAGCGACGCAATTTTAGTAGCTTCCTGAATTTTTCCGGTACGATATTCTTTCTCCTCTTCTGTCTCTTTCGGAAGTTTGTAGGCACTGATAACAAGGTTATATGCATCGCTGTCCCTATCGATATCTTCTATAAAGCGCATCCGCAAATCAGATGCCTTATGTAGGTTCTGCTTCATCATCGCCTCAGCATCAGCATAGTTCTTTTTGCCGATGGTCAAATTAGCCATCATTTCAGTCAATGCCGCAGCAATGGCTCCATTCAGTGCCGATGAACTGCCCCCTCCGGGCAAAGGTTCTTTTCCCGCGGTTTTTTCGAGAAATTGCTTTAAAGTTAAATCTTGTAGCCTCATATTTGTTAAACTATAAATAAAATAATACGGAAATTACTGTATATGATTTTTTGATTTCTTAGCGACAAATACCACAATACAAAGCAGCAGCTCTACTCATTTTCAACTGTTTAAATAAGATTGTGCCAGCTGTTTTCAGAATAAACTAATTTTAATGCAAACTACATACAATTTTCCCCCGTTTCACCACCTTATCCACTATATTCATTCCCACGTGGTAAGGCAGAAACTTGTACGACGGAAACTGCAACAGCACCAGATCCCCCTGTTTACCCACATCTATGCTGCCTGTTATCCCCTCCCTGCCGAGTGCTGCAGCACTGTTGATGGTAAATGCGGTAACAGCCTCTTCAGGTGTAAGCTTCATGTATATACATGCCAATGCAAACAGTAACGGGACAGAAGCCGTGAACGAGCTCCCCGGGTTGAAATCGGTAGCAAGTGCCACTATGCATCCCGCGTCAATCATTTCGCGAGCACGAGCATATTTTTCCCGCAACGAAAAAGCAGTAAGAGGTAATAATGTTGCCACTACACCTTTCTCAGCCATGGCACGTATTCCCTCATCGGAAGCTTGCAGCAGATGGTCAGCCGACAGGCAACGCAACTCCGCCGCCAGCTCTGCACCTCCGAGAGGAGTTATCTCATCGGCATGTATCTTTATCTTAAGCCCTTGCTCTCTGGCGGCTGTCAGATAGCGGCGCGATTGGGCGATAGCGAAAACCCCCTTTTCGCAGAAAATATCCACCGCTTCGGCCAGTTCCCCCTTCACCACAAGTGGGAACATTTCGTTAATATTAAAATCTATATAATCTTCCTCCCTCCCCTGCCATTCGGCGGGGATAGCATGTGCACCCATAAAGGTTGAAACAATATCCACCGGATGGGTTTCGTTGAGACGATGCATCACGCGGAGTTGCTTAAGTTCGGTATCTTTGTCCAGCCCATAGCCGCTCTTTCCCTCTACGGTGGTGATTCCAAGCCGCATCATTGCATCAAGCCTCTGCCTGCCCGTCTCCATCAGCTCCTCTTCCGTCGCTTCACGGGTGGCATTTGTAGTCTTTACAATGCCACCTCCCCGTTCCATTATCTCCATGTAGCTATCGCCCCTCATCCGCCATGAGAACTCTTCCTCCCGGTATCCTCCAAAGATAAAATGTGTATGAGGATCGATAAACCCCGGCAACAGCGCTTTGCCTGTTGCGTCAATAACCCTGTAATCCTGTTCATTTACCGGAAGAGTCTCTCCTGCTTTCAGGATATGAGAGATCAGGCCATCTGTCACTATCACCGTACCGTTTTCAATAACATGTAAATCGGACATTTCCCTTCCTTGCTTCCCCGCGAAACCGCTGCAAGTAACCACCTGCTCTGCATTTTTTATAATCAGGTTATTCATCAGTTATAACTTTTCGTGATACCCCTGGTTTATGCCTTTATTCAAAAGCCAATTCAAATTGCAAAAATTTCAACTATTCCATCAGCTTTGTTTCCAACACCTGGTTGACGGAGAAATTCTCAAGGCCAAGGTAATAAGCTGCCGAATCAATCAGAGCCTCCATAGGCACCAGTCCTATTACCTCTCCGCCCACCACCGGAACACCATACCGTTTAGCTTCCATGCGCACCATCTCATGGGCGCGGTAAATAGCCGTTTTGGTGTAGTCGGTCAGGTTCATCGATACCTGTGTGATACCCCGATCGTGCAGTGCAACACCCATCGCCTTGCAGAAACGCAGTCCGCCTCCAATATGGCGCACCTTCCTGCTGATAGCCTCAGCAATCTCCAGGTTATTGGTCCCCAGGTTAACGTTGTAAGCCACCAGCGGCATGCGGGCACCGATAGCAACTGCTCCTGCTGTAGGGTGAGGTTCTGTAGGACCAAAGTCGGGCTTCCATTCCTGTTTTTTCATTTTCTCTACCAGTCCTTCAAACTCGCCCCTGCGAACATTCGCCAAATTTTCACGATGAGATGCCGAAGCCGATTTCTCATATAGATATACCGGAAGGTTGTAACGTTCTGCCACTGCCTCCGCTACCTCCTTAGACAGAGCCACCGCCTCATTCATAGTTACGTTTTTAATAGGGATAAACGGCACCACATCAGCGGCTCCCATACGAGGGTGCTGCCCCTGATGCCTTTGAAGATCAATCAGCTCCACTGCTTTCCCTATTGCTTCAATAACTGCAGTTTTCAATGCCTCCGGCTCCCCAACAACAGTTACTACCGATCGGTTATGGTCGGCATCACTGCTATAATCCAGCAGTTTCACTTTCTCTCTTCCCCGGAAGAGGTCCGCTATTTTTTCCACTTTCTGTCTGTCGCGTCCCTCACTAAAGTTGGGAACACATTCCACGATTTTATTCATAATTGTTATTCCTATAAAACAAAGTTAACTAAAATGATATTGCTTATTTTTTTGTTATCCGCCTTTTCCGATTTAAAAATATGAAAGATAAGCCGTTCATTACTTATGAGAAACATACTTCCTGATTATATCTTCATCAACTAAAAAGGGTTCTGTTATATGATAGTTCTCCGGATAAATCCTATTAAACTCACGAGCAGTGGTAATTGCATGCTCGTTGCGTGCCCAGGCACGGCGAGCCACGCCACCCATCACATCCCAAATCATTGCGGAACGGAGGATCTCGTCAACCCGCGTGCTACCATCGCACACCATGCCGAAGCCGCCGTTGATAGCTTTACCGATGCCCACTCCGCCGCCGTTATGTAGAGCCACCAAGCTCATGCCGCGCGCCGCATTACCTGCGAAGCACTGCACCGCCATGTCGGCCATCACGTTGCTGCCATCCTTTATGTTGGCTGTCTCACGGAAAGGCGAGTCTGTACCGCTCACGTCATGGTGATCGCGACCCAGCATCACAGGTCCTATTTCGCCGTTACGTACCATTTCATTGAATCTCAGTGCTATCTTCTGCCGTCCCTCGGCATCCTGATAAAGTATGCGAGCCTGGGTACCAACCACCAGCTTATGTTTCTCTGCATCGCGTATCCATAACCAGTTGTCACGATCCTGTCCACGCCGGCCGGGGTCGATGCACTCCATTGCTACCATGTCGGTTTTAACCAGATCCTCGTGCTTCCCGCTAAGGCATACCCATCGGAATGGGCCATAGCCATAATCGAACAGCTCTGGTCCCATTATATCCTCCACATATGATGGCCAGATAAAGCCATCTTTCTCATCAACCCCGTTTCTTGATATCTCCTTAACGCCTGCATCGTAGATCGCCTTCATAAAAGAGTTACCATAATCAAAAAAGTATGTTCCACGGGCAACTAACTTACTTATAACATTAAAGTGGCGGCGAAGCGAATCATCAACCAGTTTTCTGAATTTGTCTCTATCCTCGTGCAGCAGGCTGGTACGCTCTTCAAAGGTTATGCCGGCAGGACAGTAACCTCCTGTGTATGGTTCATGGCAAGAAGTCTGATCGCTAAGCAACTCTATATCGATTATCTCTCTCTCCGCATATTCCAGCAGATCAACAATATTTCCATAGTAAGCAATCGACAGTGGTTCCTTCCGTCTTATTGCTCCATTCGCCCAGTCAAATGCCTGTTGTTTCTCAGCTGTTACTCGCTGCACCCACCCCTGTTGCCGTCGTGTTTCTATACGCGACCCATCCACCTCGGCAATAATGGAAACGGCTCCGGCTATATCGGCCGCTTTGGGTTGTGCTCCGCTCATACCTCCCAAACCAGACGATACGAACAGATGCCCTCTGAGATCACTATCCGGAGTTATTCCCAGTTTCAACCTCCCCGCGTTAAGCAATGTGTTGAACGTACCATGTACAATGCCCTGGGGACCAATATACATCCATCCGCCGGCAGTCATCTGTCCGTAGTTTGCCACCCCCATCTGAGCAGCGATATCCCAGTCGGCCTGGTTATCAAACAGCCCTATCATCAACGAGTTGGTAATTATTACCCTCGGCGCATCGGGTCTCGATTTAAATAATCCCAGCGGATGGCCGCTCTCCACCACCAGAGTCTGCTCCTGTGTCATCACCTCCAGATATTTTTTTATCAGCCTATACTGCATCCAGTTCTGGCATACTTGGCCTGTTTCGCCGTAGGTGACCAGTTCATAGGGATATAGCGCGATATCGAAAGAGAGGTTATTGTCAATCATTACCTGAAACGCTTTTCCTTCCAGGCATCTACCTTCATACTCATCAACAGGTTTTGCTTTCAGGTCACCTTCGGGACGATAGCGGTATCCATAAATCCTGCCACGTGTTTTCAGTTCATCAAGAAACTCAGGAGCCATCTGTTCATGCAGTCCAGAGGGAATATAACGCAAGGCGTTTCTCAATGAAATTTCCGTTTGCGATGGCGAGAGTGAAAAACCACGGTCGGGTGCACGACGAATCCCCTCCCTGAACTCAGGATAATTCGGTAATTTACTATCTAAGGCAATTCTCATAACTTTAATTTTTTCATGGCGATATTCACGTCACGATATCTAACAAAAATAGTGATTTTTTTACAAAAAATGTAATATGCAGGCCGTTTTTTATAAAACAAAATTTATCTGCATTTATATAACAATACTTCGGTAATTTTTTTAAAATAGCTCTCATAATTTGCTGAATATCAATCGAGAGTGCCTTGTGGCAACTTCGATGAGGACGGAAGCCAAAACTGTTGTCGCTAAACTGACCCTCATAGATAGGGCTCAGTATCTGGCTGATGGCCTGTTGGATGACCCGGTCTACTACCGTTGGGATACCCAGTAGAAGTCTCTAGCCGTTATCCTTCGGTATCTCTACACGACGGACGGGATTCGGGCGGTATCTCCCCGACTTCAAGGATTCCACGAGTATTTCTTTGTGCCTTTTCAGATGGTCTCCCAACTGCTCGGTTGACAATCCATCTACTCAACCACTGCCATTATTACGCTTGACTTGCTTGTAGGCTTTGTTAAGGTTATCGGGCGAGAGGATGAACTCCAATGGGTCTCCTTGTTCAAATTGCACTTCCTTGAGTTTGTTTTCTGTTATCTCCATAAAGGTCTGCCCCCCCTCATAGCCTTAGCATTCCGTGCTATTCTTTTGAAGCCGGCTATCGCTCGTTGTCGATATTTTCTGCATTCGCTCCTTCATAAAGTAATATTCATTGACTACTCAATTGAATTTGGTTCAGTCCTTCCCTAAGTCGAATAAATTGGGTCTTAGATACTATGACCTCGGCTGACTTCTCATGGCAAGCTTTACTCCGTGTTTCTAAAAAGACTTATCAGCACGTCAATGAGACCTCCACAGTTAGGGACATCCTCTTTCCATCTTATGCCAGCTGGATTTACTTAGGGTGTTTCAGTATAGCTATTGGACTTTGATTTGTACTGTAATCTTATCCATATCCTTCAGTCTTATATCAAGTTCCTGTTCGTCAGACCAGATGTTTACCGCCGGCTTCCTTCAGATTCCGTCTCGCGGCAGACACCCTTTCCTTGGGCTATACACTTCCCGCTATCGGGCGTGTTACGGATTTACACCGATTATAGAATGTTAGTGTTGGGCGAACACGAAAGAATGTCGGACTGATTAATCATTGGTCCGACATTGCTCTATGAAGACAATTTCACGCCGGTTTACCTCCATCCAAAAACCACTGGAAAGAGGAACGTCACCAAAAGCGTCCATGCGGCATATAACGGCAGGTACTTAGCGATGGTATGTTCAACAATCTTCATCCTCTTTCCTTTTCTTACGACCATGAAAAGATCGACCGCAATCAGCACAAGATGTACAAATATCAGAAGATTGGAGCCGAGCACTGCAGTCCGGTTGGGTGTAAATCCAAACTCTCCCACTCGGTAGAGGATGGCAGAAAGCGCCACCAGATCAACCGCCAGTGCCAGGAGAGATAACACAAAGAGTATCCATTCATTAAAACGTTGTTTTTCACGGGTCGATATGCCTGCAACTGAAAAAACAACAATTGCCATGACTCCCAGAAGCATCAGATTAAATACAAGTAGAAAATCTCTATCGTTGTAGGGATCTTTTCCTGTCACGATAATAAATATCAAATAGACTAACAGCGTGACCAACACCAGTGGACTGAAAATTTGGGCAATAATCGGTGCAAGTTTATCGGTGATTGCCGGGAAGTTCCTGATAATATAAGTGGCTACAATGGGTGATGCAACCAATCCAATGATTGCGATATTTTCCATATAGAAGTTTTCGATATGCACGCCGATCGCAGAAAACAAACCAATGGTCACCGCAGTGAGAGCCCCTCCCCCAATCAGAATCAGGAGAGTCAGGATAATCAGGTCTCCGTTGTATTTGAGGTAATCTATTCTTTTCGACCGCTCTTTCAGATCAAAATCGATAAAGATCACGCCATAGAGGCACCATAAGAACAGAGGCAGATGTATGTAAGTCAAGATAATTGAATCGCTTCCCTCACCTGCCGGGAGCAGGTTGACGTACAAAGCCGCTAACACATATACCCACAGCGTTATAATTAAATTTCCTGGGTTGAGACGGCTGTTTGTGAGAAAAATATAGGTCGATAATCCCAGAAAAACAATGATTCCGGTATTCTTCATGTAGAAGGCGTATTTCTCCGGATCAAAACTGGCCAGTTGAGGAATCTTGATCAAAAGGCCTGCCATCACACAGGAGATGATCAGAAAAAGGAGATCGCGCTTCAGTACCTTTCGGCCGGGGTCAGCCTGATGATCGAACTCCAGCCTGGCTTTCCAATAATCGGCCATTGGAAGGGCGGCAATATCGGGATAAAGGGCAAAGAATGATTGCTCAAAACGCTTTTTATCGGACCGGTAGAGTTTTTCCAGTTCACCGGGATAATTCAGATTTTCTCTTATTGCTGTTTCCATACCGTAAAATATAATGTTTTTAATTTGCTGACTGTTTGTTAAGACTCTGACCGTTGACAGTTTTCTATCTTTTCTCCTGAAGCAGCTTCTCTATCGCGCCGATATGCTTCCTGAATGCCTTTTTTCCTTTGGTCGTGGCAGCGTAGGAAGTGTTTGGTTTACGCTCCAGGAATGATTTGCTGAAGGAGACATATTCGCTTTTTTCCAGTGACTTGAGATGACTCGCCAGATTACCGTCGGTGACTCCAAGCAGATCCTTCAGTGTATTAAAGTCCAGCTGATCATTCACCATCAGTGCCGACATGATACACAACCGGGTTCTGTTTTCGAATGCCTTGTCCAGATCTTTTAGAAACTCCTTCACCGCTTATCCTTTCCGCTGAATCAGCACACCGTAAATCATCTGTATCACGCCAAAGCCCAACATCCACAGGTAAAGGCTCTGTCCGATAAAGAGGAACGCCGTAAGACCCAGTACAATCTCTGCAATTCCCAGATACCGGATATGACTAAACGTGTAATGGCTGCCATTTACCAGTGCCAGACCGTAAAAGATCAATGTCAATCCGGGAAGAAAACCCACATATCCTTTGAATAGAAGTATCAGACAAAGAATACCACCGGTTGTCAAAG
Protein-coding sequences here:
- the hutI gene encoding imidazolonepropionase, with protein sequence MNNLIIKNAEQVVTCSGFAGKQGREMSDLHVIENGTVIVTDGLISHILKAGETLPVNEQDYRVIDATGKALLPGFIDPHTHFIFGGYREEEFSWRMRGDSYMEIMERGGGIVKTTNATREATEEELMETGRQRLDAMMRLGITTVEGKSGYGLDKDTELKQLRVMHRLNETHPVDIVSTFMGAHAIPAEWQGREEDYIDFNINEMFPLVVKGELAEAVDIFCEKGVFAIAQSRRYLTAAREQGLKIKIHADEITPLGGAELAAELRCLSADHLLQASDEGIRAMAEKGVVATLLPLTAFSLREKYARAREMIDAGCIVALATDFNPGSSFTASVPLLFALACIYMKLTPEEAVTAFTINSAAALGREGITGSIDVGKQGDLVLLQFPSYKFLPYHVGMNIVDKVVKRGKIVCSLH
- a CDS encoding cyclodeaminase/cyclohydrolase family protein, with the translated sequence MRLQDLTLKQFLEKTAGKEPLPGGGSSSALNGAIAAALTEMMANLTIGKKNYADAEAMMKQNLHKASDLRMRFIEDIDRDSDAYNLVISAYKLPKETEEEKEYRTGKIQEATKIASLVPMEVAERASGMLGIIAETVKSGNKNAVTDGCVAMLACRTAILGALLNVRINLRGIRDDKFVSELSLKCDLLEKEAINSERELFEWAKNEI
- a CDS encoding winged helix-turn-helix domain-containing protein — encoded protein: MKEFLKDLDKAFENRTRLCIMSALMVNDQLDFNTLKDLLGVTDGNLASHLKSLEKSEYVSFSKSFLERKPNTSYAATTKGKKAFRKHIGAIEKLLQEKR
- the ftcD gene encoding glutamate formimidoyltransferase, coding for MNKIVECVPNFSEGRDRQKVEKIADLFRGREKVKLLDYSSDADHNRSVVTVVGEPEALKTAVIEAIGKAVELIDLQRHQGQHPRMGAADVVPFIPIKNVTMNEAVALSKEVAEAVAERYNLPVYLYEKSASASHRENLANVRRGEFEGLVEKMKKQEWKPDFGPTEPHPTAGAVAIGARMPLVAYNVNLGTNNLEIAEAISRKVRHIGGGLRFCKAMGVALHDRGITQVSMNLTDYTKTAIYRAHEMVRMEAKRYGVPVVGGEVIGLVPMEALIDSAAYYLGLENFSVNQVLETKLME
- a CDS encoding urocanate hydratase yields the protein MRIALDSKLPNYPEFREGIRRAPDRGFSLSPSQTEISLRNALRYIPSGLHEQMAPEFLDELKTRGRIYGYRYRPEGDLKAKPVDEYEGRCLEGKAFQVMIDNNLSFDIALYPYELVTYGETGQVCQNWMQYRLIKKYLEVMTQEQTLVVESGHPLGLFKSRPDAPRVIITNSLMIGLFDNQADWDIAAQMGVANYGQMTAGGWMYIGPQGIVHGTFNTLLNAGRLKLGITPDSDLRGHLFVSSGLGGMSGAQPKAADIAGAVSIIAEVDGSRIETRRQQGWVQRVTAEKQQAFDWANGAIRRKEPLSIAYYGNIVDLLEYAEREIIDIELLSDQTSCHEPYTGGYCPAGITFEERTSLLHEDRDKFRKLVDDSLRRHFNVISKLVARGTYFFDYGNSFMKAIYDAGVKEISRNGVDEKDGFIWPSYVEDIMGPELFDYGYGPFRWVCLSGKHEDLVKTDMVAMECIDPGRRGQDRDNWLWIRDAEKHKLVVGTQARILYQDAEGRQKIALRFNEMVRNGEIGPVMLGRDHHDVSGTDSPFRETANIKDGSNVMADMAVQCFAGNAARGMSLVALHNGGGVGIGKAINGGFGMVCDGSTRVDEILRSAMIWDVMGGVARRAWARNEHAITTAREFNRIYPENYHITEPFLVDEDIIRKYVSHK
- a CDS encoding reverse transcriptase domain-containing protein; protein product: MGIPTVVDRVIQQAISQILSPIYEGQFSDNSFGFRPHRSCHKALSIDIQQIMRAILKKLPKYCYINADKFCFIKNGLHITFFVKKSLFLLDIVT
- the hutH gene encoding histidine ammonia-lyase, producing MKNIYYIGKKDLTIEDLERIITGNIKVELAPEARERIRKCRDYLDRKMENQTEPVYGITTGFGSLCNHSVSGDDLNTLQENLVKSHACSVGEEVTPLIVKLMFLLKAHALSLGFSGVQEATVQRMLDLFNNDILPVVYDKGSLGASGDLAPLANLFLPLIGVGDVFYKGSKRDIGSVLDEFGWQPIRLKSKEGLALLNGTQFMSAHGVYAIMKAQRLSKRADLIAALSLDAYDGHLEPFDERLHMIRPHSGQLETARNIRSFLEGSLIISRAKKHLQDPYSFRCVPQVHGATKDALAYVKSVVLTEINSVTDNPTIFPDDDKIISGGNFHGQPLAIAYDFLAIALAELGNISERRTAQLILGRRELPEFLVASPGLNSGFMIPQYVAASVVSQNKMYCAPSSTDSIVSSNGQEDHVSMGATSAIKLLRILDNLDIIFSIELMNAAQALEFRRPLKSSQMIEKVVKEYRKEVPFIKEDIVMYKEIRKTVAFLNRLQVDEL